The following DNA comes from Musa acuminata AAA Group cultivar baxijiao chromosome BXJ1-4, Cavendish_Baxijiao_AAA, whole genome shotgun sequence.
GCATTAAAATACATTTTTAATATCGACTATATCAccatcaaaatgatccattaattactttataagattatataattcaagtaataaataaataaataaatcaaccaGTGTCTTCCTCCACATCCGTGAGGAAGCCTATCTTGTCTTATTGGTCGGCGGGGGGACAAAGGCGAAGACGCCGGTAGTCCGTATTGTATCTCTCAGGATGTTGACCGAACCCAAGCATCGCGGCAGCATCCTTGCAGTCAAAGCTGCTTGTGCTGAGTCAAACCCCCGTGAGATTGACGCGGGTTGGATCAACCACTCCGAGGATTCTTATTGTCCtcctatttttattttcttgtaaaTTATTTTTACAGATATTCTATTTTAATTAatgatgatattatattatttatctcatgatcatatctacaattatatatatacatatcattgGTTGAATTAATGGGTCAATTTGTTACGTGCAAAGCATATTCATTTTAATAATGCAgtgaaagagaatatttttatCTTTATGTGCTTTTTTTTATTCCTTGTCAATATCAGTTCATACTTACTTTCATGATATTTGTTGACATATTCACACCAACTTTTCTAAAGACAAAGAAGAGAACAGAAGGAAAgattaaacaaaaataataaatcaacaaTAAATAAGAGACGAAGGAGGTTCTTTTTCAAAAGACAAAGAAGAAAACGAGAGGAGAGACTAAGATAAAAACAATAGACCAACGATAAATAAGAGACAAAGAAGAAAACGAGAGGAAAAACGAAAACAAAAATATTAGACCAACGATAAATAAGAGACAAAGACGATTGTGATAAAGTACAAATAATAATTGATGGGATGAAATTTATTGtaatcttaatttttaaaaattttaaaaataaaataaaaatattatatgaaaaataaaaaaaatatttttatagaaaataataataataataataataataataatttatgaacATCATACTTCGACCCCATCTTGCAATCAATAAAAGCCCAACTGGTGACCAGACACTGCCCCCAGCACAGACAAAGAGAAGTGCAAGAAAACTGGAAAGAGTACAGAACTCAGACACAGGGAGTGCAGTGATATGATGATgatggaaagaagaagaagaagctttcttAAAGGTTGTGCAGTAGGCGGAGCAACACAACATCTTTCCCACTAAACTTTTGCTTCCACCATACAAATCATTTGTCGAACAATGGAATGGTACAAACGAGCTGTTGGCCATTGAGGAAAACAGTTCACGCTGCATTCCCTCTCAAATATTCTTCAAGtaatcacacacacacaaaccACTGTTTTAAGAAGCAGAATTTGCATGGCATACATAATATTATACTATGTTACAAACCCTACTGACATTATTCACACACGAACAGAGTCCACAAAATTGTTGAAGGCGTACATGGTGATTATTTTTACCCATCGGTAATTATACTGCGGTGGCCGGAGTTGCCCCGTCGTCCTGCCTCTGTTCCCTCAAGAACCTAAGAAGCGTCTCCGCCTGCGTGAAACGAACCTCCACGTGAGTACGCAGAATCCAACGGGAAAGCAATGCAAGAAGGGAGCATCTCCTCCGTTCCGACAGGAAGATTACCTTGTGCTTGGCCCGCGAGGAGCCGGTCTGAGAGAGCGCGACGAGGGGCGGGATGACGCCCTCCCCGACGACGAGCCCCCGGTTGCGCTCGCTGTCGGCGCAGAGCTGGAGCAGCGCGTGAACCGCGAACTCTCTCCCCCTCGTTGGCCCCGCCTCAACCGCATCCACCAGCACCGGGATCCCTCCCGCCTCCACCACCGCGGCTCTCCCCTCCGGCACCGCCGCCAGGCTGCCCAGCACCACCAGCGCCTTCTCCGCTGTGCCCCCGCCGCGCTCGGCCACTAGCTCCACCAGCGGCGGCACCGCCCCCGCGCTCACCGCCCGCTCCTTGTTCCGCCGCGCCGAGCACAGCTTGTACAGCGTCGTGAGCGCGTCCTTCTTCCCCCGGCTAGTCCCGCCCACGAGTAGCGCCACCAGCGGCGGGATCGCCCCGCACGCCCCGATCGTTGACCGGTTCTCCTCGACCATCGACAGGCTGAGCAGCGCGCACGCCGCGTTCTGCTTCGCCACCGCTGTCCCCGTCCGCAGCGCGTACACCAGCGGCTTGATCGCCCCCGCCGCCATGATGGGTCCCTTGTTCGCCTCCTCCAGCGAGAGGTTCAGCAGCGCCGTCACCGCGTTCTCCTGCGCCGCCGGGTCTGTGCTCTTCAGCAGCGGCACCAGCGACGGGATCGCCCCCGATGCCCCGATCAGCTCCCGGAACTCCGACCGGTGCTTCGCCAAGAGCCGTATCCCCGCCGCCGCGGCGCGCTTCTTCTCCGGTG
Coding sequences within:
- the LOC135645704 gene encoding U-box domain-containing protein 4-like, whose protein sequence is MVLLGDSSEGDCTSSARIQRSLGRSMRTVRSNVFRSDSPPDAQPAAGSAAVSENLTDSVVDFQLQELAVGPPRSSDPKCAAASVESAAELLELSRDFSDCSSVNSDISGELERLASVPRTVAQTIPAAAGPDDLEALGLGFGSSEIVERTSVESVEPAVRACMEGLGSSSPEKKRAAAAGIRLLAKHRSEFRELIGASGAIPSLVPLLKSTDPAAQENAVTALLNLSLEEANKGPIMAAGAIKPLVYALRTGTAVAKQNAACALLSLSMVEENRSTIGACGAIPPLVALLVGGTSRGKKDALTTLYKLCSARRNKERAVSAGAVPPLVELVAERGGGTAEKALVVLGSLAAVPEGRAAVVEAGGIPVLVDAVEAGPTRGREFAVHALLQLCADSERNRGLVVGEGVIPPLVALSQTGSSRAKHKAETLLRFLREQRQDDGATPATAV